Proteins encoded by one window of Euwallacea fornicatus isolate EFF26 unplaced genomic scaffold, ASM4011564v1 scaffold_45, whole genome shotgun sequence:
- the LOC136349722 gene encoding uncharacterized protein: MHRKLQTNLHQLNVIKKLLRLKLENIEGLNRETSNVESRISWENVVSCFNQNVTSNVIINLTHKDINQFLNDSSLLFETKIKEFLKQNPVIKVASTFCGEFIKKSGDKEIINIFYFNTNYAIIDVGTNLLGWFRENIQDQVLNQLSEFQERDSGFALQKIDYLEININKFEMGSGSTFIKLPKEISKKRACINIQNDDQACFYWSIVSAIYPVINNNNRITSYPHYSAVLNTTNLEMPMPLNKIYKFEKLNDISVNVYALEMSTVPTTFYAVVPVRLTPQKLNKHINLLLIQNKYYPKLNDYNPVPTDAVVEEEDTNIIYHYCWIKDLSRLLSSQLNKHKQRKFICDRCLNYFSNHQKLLTHEVLCTKLNDCHISFPKYDFIEFKNHVYQQKAPFVIYADFESQLENVSFSNDLGKYQRHIPFSVGYFIKCAYNDSLSQFKMFRGTNCVEWFVNEMIELSKFIYNETKKNTPMNIQLDLSMAKRCHICEKPFSPKDEIVRDHDHFTGIFRGFAHSVCNLNFRKQFVVPIIFQNLSGYDSHFLIKLLCKKGCLSVLPINKEKYISFTHHVTENDIKFRYIDSYRFLGASLDELAKSMQPENLKLLKSQFLDVTEEKFKLLTCKGVFCYDYIDSIDKLDEKTLPSKEYFYNKLEDSHIDDEKYSHASKVWDSFNIQTLGEYSDLYLKTDVILLADIFEHFRLNCISTHNLDPSWYFTMPGYTWDCMLKYTKCKLELLHDIDQIMFIEKGIRGGVSVCSSRYSEANNKYMFDYDPVKPSKYLLYLDVNNLYGKAMCEPLPYGGFEWIEDTNFDVLTIPDDSPVGYILQVDLQYPNKLHDTHKDFPFAPEHLKPPQSKLPKLMTTLFHKQNYIVHYRNLKQMLKHGLVPTKIHKILKFNQSPWLKSYIELNNGFRTQAQSTFEKNLFKLFNNAVFGKTMENIRKHRVVKIVKSWEGRYGAKNFISSPRFHSRLILDENLVIIELKKSSICFNKPLYIGMAILDLSKIYMYDFHYEYMLPKMGVDRCKLMYMDTDSFIYELCCNDVYEEIIKRDLTKFDTSDYPTNNPYNIPPTNKKVLGLMKDEANGKIISHFVGLRSKMYSFKIQDGKVTKKAKGVKHTIVRNKLTFNDYVECLKNFKITSVTQRSIRSYNHEIYSVEQNKIALNPYDDKRQILSNSFDTLPYGHYSLSNIRHGQP, encoded by the coding sequence ATGCACCGCAAATTGCAGACAAATTTACatcaattaaatgtaattaaaaaactacttcgactaaaactagaaaatataGAGGGATTAAATCGAGAAACAAGTAATGTTGAAAGTAGGATTTCGTGGGAAAACGTGGTTTCATGTTTCAATCAAAATGTAACATcgaatgttattattaatttgacgcatAAGGATATAAATCAATTCTTAAACGATTcttctcttttatttgaaacgaagataaaagagtttttaaaacaaaatccagTTATTAAGGTAGCTTCCACATTTTGTGgggagtttattaaaaaatctggggataaggaaataattaacattttctattttaatacaaactaTGCAATCATTGATGTGGGAACGAATTTACTTGGCTGGTTTCGCGAAAATATCCAAGATCAAGTATTAAACCAACTGTCAGAATTTCAGGAACGTGATTCAGGCTTTGCTTtacaaaaaatcgattatttagaaattaatattaataaatttgaaatgggtaGCGGTTcaacttttatcaaattacctaaagaaatttcaaagaaacgggcttgcattaatattcaaaatgacgaTCAAGCCTGTTTCTATTGGTCGATTGTTAGTGCTATTTATCCtgttataaataacaataatcgtATTACTTCATATCCACATTACAGCGCTGTTTTAAATAccacaaatttagaaatgcctatgcctttaaacaaaatatataaatttgaaaaattaaacgataTATCGGTAAATGTTTACGCTTTAGAAATGTCAACGGTACCGACAACATTCTATGCAGTAGTTCCAGTCAGATTAAcacctcaaaaactaaacaaacatattaatttgcttttaattcagAACAAATATTATCCTAAATTAAATGACTATAATCCGGTTCCCACAGATGCAGTAGTAGAAGAAGAAGATACCAATATTATCTATCACTATTGCTGGATTAAAGATTTATCACGATTATTATCCAGTCagttaaacaaacataaacaacgtaaatttatttgtgatagatgtttaaattatttttccaaccatcaaaaattattaacacatgAAGTATTGTGCACTAAGTTGAATGACTGTCATATTTCGTTTCCCAAATACGACTTTATAGagtttaaaaatcatgtttatcaacaaaaagccccatttgttatttatgctgATTTCGAAAGTCAATTGGAAAACGTTTCTTTCTCGAATGATTTAGGTAAATATCAAAGACACATTCCTTTTAGTGTAGGATATTTCATCAAATGTGCATATAATGACTCTTTATCTCAGTTCAAAATGTTTCGAGGTACTAACTGTGTTGAATGgtttgttaatgaaatgattgaactgtcgaaatttatttataatgaaacaaagaaaaacactCCAATGAACATCCAACTTGATTTATCAATGGCTAAAAGGTGTCACATTTGTGAAAAACCGTTTTCCCCTAAAGATGAAATTGTTCGAGATCATGATCATTTCACGGGTATTTTCAGAGGATTTGCTCATTCagtatgcaatttaaattttcgtaagcAGTTTGTGGTGCCGATAATTTTCCAGAATCTTTCCGGATAcgattctcattttttaatcaaacttttatgtaaaaaaggatGTTTAAGTGTACTACctattaacaaagaaaaatatatttcattcacCCATCATGTAAcagaaaatgacattaaatttcGCTATATTGATTCGTATAGATTTTTGGGGGCTTCTCTCGATGAACTTGCAAAATCGATGCAAcccgaaaatttaaaacttttaaaaagtcaatttttagatgtgacggaagaaaaatttaaactcttaACGTGTAAAGGTGTGTTTTGCTACGATTATATTGATAGTATTGATAAACttgatgaaaaaactttaCCATCCAAGgaatatttctataataaacTAGAAGATTCGCATATTGACGACGAAAAATATAGTCATGCATCGAAGGTATGGGattcttttaatattcagaCTTTGGGAGAATATTcagatttgtatttaaaaactgatgTTATACTTTTagctgatatttttgaacatttcagattaaattgtatttcaaCTCATAATCTCGATCCTTCATGGTATTTTACCATGCCCGGATATACTTGGGACTGTATGTTAAAGTACACTAAATGCAAGTTGGAGTTATTACACGATATCgatcaaataatgtttattgaaaaaggtATTCGTGGTGGCGTTTCTGTGTGTAGCAGTAGATATTCAGAAGCAAACAACAAGTACATGTTTGACTATGATCCTGTAAAACCGTCTAAATACCTTCTTTACCTAGATGTGAACAATTTGTACGGAAAGGCAATGTGTGAACCTTTACCTTACGGAGGCTTCGAATGGATAGAAGATACCAATTTTGACGTATTAACTATTCCTGACGATTCCCCCGTAGGGTATATTTTGCAGGTAGATTTACAGTACCCAAATAAGTTACATGACACGCATAAGGACTTTCCTTTCGCACCTGAACATCTTAAACCGCCACAATCGAAATTACCCAAATTAATGACCACtctgtttcataaacaaaattatattgttcattataggaatttaaagcaaatgttaAAACATGGATTAGTTCCgacaaaaattcacaaaattttaaagtttaaccaGTCACCATGGTTAAAATcttatattgaattaaataacGGGTTTCGAACACAAGCTCaatcaacttttgaaaaaaatttattcaagctGTTTAATAACGCGGTGTTTGGGAAAACgatggaaaatattcgaaagcACCGCgtagttaaaattgttaaatcttgGGAAGGACGTTATggtgcaaaaaattttatttctagtcCTAGGTTTCATAGCAGATTAATTCTAGATGAAAACCTTGTTATTATTGAACTGAAAAAGTCTTCAATCTGTTTCAATAAACCACTGTACATAGGCATGGCAATTTTAGACTTGTCTAAAATATACATGTACGATTTTCATTATGAGTACATGCTACCGAAAATGGGAGTTGATCGGTGCAAGCTCATGTACATGGACACCGACAGTTTTATTTACGAACTCTGTTGTAATGACGTTTATGAAGAAATCATAAAGAGAGATCTAacgaaatttgatacttcCGATTATCCTACCAACAATCCATACAATATCCCTccgacaaataaaaaagtcttaGGACTAATGAAGGATGAagctaatggaaaaattatttctcattttgttgGACTCAGGTCAAAAAtgtacagttttaaaattcaagatggAAAGGTTACCAAAAAAGCGAAAGGAGTGAAACATACTATTGTCCGtaacaaattaacttttaacgaTTACGTcgaatgcttaaaaaattttaaaatcacttcGGTAACCCAACGGTCTATTCGTTCCTATaatcatgaaatttatagcgttgaacaaaataaaattgctttaaatccTTATGATGACAAAcgacaaattttatcaaacagCTTTGATACTCTACCTTACGGACACTATAGCCTCAGTAACATACGTCACGGACAGCCTTAG